In a single window of the Daphnia carinata strain CSIRO-1 chromosome 4, CSIRO_AGI_Dcar_HiC_V3, whole genome shotgun sequence genome:
- the LOC130687395 gene encoding ubiquitin carboxyl-terminal hydrolase 1-like translates to MTVRPKNILETDNSSISPCYHTLSVDESTANLSPPHKRLRLSLKGQKFLGSINHSKRAPFPSTSKENISQKMQNIRPNLLDPMSLHVSYTGSGMGLITPPYSRMDMNGEIDVYERERPLRLEPPLNEKPPFLPPVATLLNLGNTCFLNSVLYTLRFTPGFAHLLHHLATDLTEKKLLSSLGANEKKMGFLSSGSPGLRTKSLSSLAPSIIDENNVQINPAKRKTLVLTERLHELLQTLHNAEQKGDLNEPFQADAFLQALREVNPLFQGNQQQDAHELLVCSLDYLREACQLVDKAQNKSLDENSEAGMNAEQNNTDLSVIKRGKQNSEKKKKSKKIFAEKEKDVKKGKRGSGNSSFSNSPINSAADHDQLPKVVVEETNNPASETRDFISESFEGVTVLRTTCLECEYVTERKESFMDICVPITNDCPSGDEVPQSPSAFFASTLMEVDFLRDTNKYWCEQCVRYNEARRSVHYEKLPRLLVLQLKRFSLSFGSTVHTSKVNDYMPTPMQLDCFCEHCQAIPETPLHSYKLYAIIMHLGATMASGHYVAYTRVCPSIADYASCPRAKAMPSSLSPNTNRPNAERNTGNSNSGGGILRFFKPKSSTALNTESINNSGGAAPLSLCKSIDCCSPRPRKLFPEYSEKECSGRESPIGASNVNSSSTAEDVWLECDDEVIRVLRMRELEDLLSRKPRTSALTPYLLFYVQVAHSGANVMK, encoded by the exons ATGACAGTTCGCCCCAAAAACATTCTGGAGACTGATAATTCCTCCATTTCTCCATGCTACCACACCTTATCTGTAGATGAATCAACAGCCAACCTGAGCCCACCACATAAAAGATTGAGGTTATCACTCAAAGGGCAGAAATTCCTTGGTTCCATAAATCATTCCAAGAGAG CTCCATTTCCTTCTACAAGCAAAGAAAACATATctcaaaaaatgcaaaatattcGGCCAAATTTGCTTGACCCCATGAGTTTACATGTGTCCTACACTGGAAGTGGAATGGGCCTCATAACTCCGCCGTACAGTCGTATGGATATGAATGGAGAGATTGATGTTTACGAGCGCGAAAGACCTCTAAGACTAGAGCCacctttaaatgaaaaaccaccTTTTCTTCCACCTGTAGCAACATTGCTTAACCTTGGCAACACCTGTTTTTTAAACAGCGTCTTATATACACTGAGGTTCACACCAGGGTTTGCACACCTTCTGCATCACTTAGCTACCGATTTGACTGAGAAAAAATTGCTCTCGTCACTAGGAgccaatgagaaaaaaatgggatttcTTTCATCTGGCAGTCCTGGTCTGAGAACCAAGTCCCTGTCTTCCTTGGCACCAAGTATCATCGATGAAAACAACGTTCAAATTAATCctgctaaaagaaaaactcttgTATTGACTGAACGTTTACACGAACTTCTTCAGACGCTGCACAATGCCGAACAAAAGGGTGACTTGAACGAACCGTTCCAAGCTGATGCGTTCTTGCAAGCGTTGCGAGAGGTAAATCCACTTTTCCAAGGAAATCAACAGCAAGACGCCCACGAACTTCTCGTTTGTTCTCTAGATTACTTACGTGAAGCGTGCCAACTAGTCGACAAAGCTCAAAATAAGTCGCTTGACGAGAACTCCGAAGCCGGCATGAATGCTGAGCAAAACAATACTGACTTAAGCGTTATTAAAAGAGGTAAACAAAACtctgagaagaaaaaaaagagtaaaaagatttttgccgagaaagaaaaagatgttaaGAAAGGAAAACGGGGATCTGGCAATAGTTCCTTTTCCAACAGCCCTATAAATTCAGCCGCTGACCATGACCAACTTCCAAAG GTGGTGGtagaagaaacaaacaatccCGCATCAGAAACCCGCGATTTTATTTCTGAAAGTTTTGAAGGAGTAACCGTTTTAAGAACTACCTGCTTGGAGTGTGAATACGTAACGGAAAGAAAGGAATCTTTTATGGATATATGTGTTCCCATTACTAATGACTGTCCTTCTGGAGATGAAGTGCCGCAAAGTCCGTCTGCGTTCTTTGCTTCTACATTAATGGAGGTGGACTTCTTACGTGACACAAATAAATACTGGTGTGAACAATGCGTTCGTTATAATGAAGCCCGTCGCTCAGTTCACTATGAAAAATTACCACGTCTTCTAGTACTCCAACTAAAACGCTTTTCCCTGTCGTTCGG ATCAACAGTTCACACGTCGAAGGTTAACGACTATATGCCGACTCCTATGCAGTTGGACTGCTTCTGCGAACATTGCCAAGCCATCCCTGAAACACCACTACATTCTTATAAACTTTATGCTATTATTATGCATTTGGGGGCGACAATGGCATCAGGGCATTATGTAGCTTATACCAGGGTATGCCCCTCTATAGCTGACTATGCTTCATGTCCTCGAGCCAAAGCGATGCCTAGTTCATTGTCACCGAATACTAACAGGCCGAATGCCGAACGGAATACTGGCAATAGTAATAGCGGGGGAGGTATATTGCGATTTTTTAAGCCCAAATCTAGCACTGCTCTTAACACAGAATCGATCAACAATTCTGGAGGCGCTGCACCTCTATCTTTGTGCAA GTCTATTGACTGCTGCAGTCCCAGGCCACGTAAACTATTTCCGGAATATTCCGAAAAAGAATGTTCTGGTAGAGAGAGTCCTATCGGGGCCAGTAACGTGAATAGCAGTAGCACGGCAGAGGATGTTTGGCTGGAATGCGACGATGAAGTCATCCGTGTACTACGAATGCGAGAACTCGAGGATCTCCTGAGCCGTAAACCACGAACTTCTGCCCTTACACCTTACCTATTATTTTACGTTCAA GTGGCTCATTCTGGAGCCAATGTTATGAAGTAG
- the LOC130687396 gene encoding folylpolyglutamate synthase, mitochondrial-like isoform X2, translated as MFLGKGSTCAFCESILRHHGLKTGFYSSPHLIEVRERIRINGKPLSKEEFARYFWEVYNPLKNYMDDEHDMPAYFKFMTIMAFYVFLNEEVEVAVFEVGIGGLYDCTNVIRKPVVVGITSLGLDHVSLLGNTVEKIAFHKAGIMKPSVPTYTVSDQPGESLHILAEKALEIKCPLYIVPSLDEYHWAPYQINLGLSGKVQRKNASLALQLSRAFLNPKIESGPAEQEKFIFPVRALPFQIHLPDALGLAQTFWPGRSQILRLKGATFYVDGAHTPESIEACVEWFLHATSSNRSRRKRVLMFNTTGDRNASLLLAPLIRCQFDVAIFCSNIICIDNESASKDLLNLMVTKDQQVRRSNVNSDAWLENGFRSNGTSSQKQIVVALPTISSALDYVNTELVDNETGELDVLVTGSLHLVGGVLSLLDTDHNFLQVGKTN; from the exons ATGTTTCTG GGCAAAGGATCAACCTGTGCATTTTGTGAATCAATACTTCGTCACCATGGCTTGAAAACAGGATTTTATTCCTCACCTCATCTAATTGAGGTGCGTGAAAGAATTAGAATAAACGGAAAACCACTGAGCAAAGAGGAATTTGCCAGATACTTCTGGGAAGTCTACAAtccattaaaaaattatatg GATGATGAACATGACATGCCAGCTTACTTCAAATTTATGACTATTATGgcattttatgttttcttgAATGAGGAAGTTGAAGTGGCTGTTTTTGAAGTAGGCATAGGTGGACTTTATGATTGTACAAATGTCATAAG AAAACCAGTGGTTGTAGGCATCACTTCATTGGGACTGGATCATGTTAGCTTATTAGGTAACACTGTGGAAAAAATAGCTTTTCATAAAGCAGGAATTATGAAGCCCTCAGTGCCCACCTATACTGTCAGTGATCAACCTGGAGAAAGCTTGCACATACTAGCTGAGAAAGCATTAGAAATCAAG TGTCCTTTGTATATTGTACCTTCACTTGACGAATATCATTGGGCTCCTTACCAAATCAACTTAGGTTTGTCTGGAAAGGTCCAAAGGAAAAATGCCTCTTTGGCCCTACAGTTGAGCCGTGCATTTTTAAACCCTAAAATTGAAAGTGGACCCGCTGAGCAAGAAAAGTTTATCTTTCCAGTCCGTGctttaccatttcaaatccATTTACCTGATGCCCTGGGATTAGCTCAAACTTTCTGGCCGGGTCGCTCTCAAATTCTTCGTCTGAAGGGCGCAACTTTTTATGTTGACGGTGCGCATACACCAGAGAGCATTGAGGCTTGCGTTGAGTGGTTTCTACATGCGACTTCATCAAATCGAAG TAGACGAAAGAGAGTGTTGATGTTCAATACAACAGGTGATCGAAATGCCAGTTTGCTACTTGCACCTTTAATACGCTGCCAGTTCGACGTTGCAATATTCTGTTCAAATATTATTTGCATAGATAATGAATCAGCATCTAAAG ATTTACTGAACCTTATGGTGACTAAAGATCAACAAG TCCGCAGGAGTAATGTTAACAGTGATGCCTGGCTCGAAAATGGTTTTAGATCCAATGGTACATCATCGCAGAAGCAAATTGTTGTAGCTTTACCCACGATAAGCTCAGCTCTTGATTATGTCAATACTGAACTAGTCGACAATGAAACTGGCGAG TTAGATGTACTAGTCACCGGTTCTTTACATCTCGTGGGTGGAGTTCTATCACTCTTGGATACAGATCACAACTTCCTCCAGGTTGGCAAAACCAATTAA
- the LOC130687396 gene encoding folylpolyglutamate synthase, mitochondrial-like isoform X1, whose product MHVLFTYSVKRLNFSILHALKPFSKTKFLTMDYADLKTFSCYKENNYEAAVETLNSLQSNASVLEKARLQKDRQAITNVPFTEKYLNRLGISLDKIDQQLKIIHVSGTKGKGSTCAFCESILRHHGLKTGFYSSPHLIEVRERIRINGKPLSKEEFARYFWEVYNPLKNYMDDEHDMPAYFKFMTIMAFYVFLNEEVEVAVFEVGIGGLYDCTNVIRKPVVVGITSLGLDHVSLLGNTVEKIAFHKAGIMKPSVPTYTVSDQPGESLHILAEKALEIKCPLYIVPSLDEYHWAPYQINLGLSGKVQRKNASLALQLSRAFLNPKIESGPAEQEKFIFPVRALPFQIHLPDALGLAQTFWPGRSQILRLKGATFYVDGAHTPESIEACVEWFLHATSSNRSRRKRVLMFNTTGDRNASLLLAPLIRCQFDVAIFCSNIICIDNESASKDLLNLMVTKDQQVRRSNVNSDAWLENGFRSNGTSSQKQIVVALPTISSALDYVNTELVDNETGELDVLVTGSLHLVGGVLSLLDTDHNFLQVGKTN is encoded by the exons ATGCATGTCTTGTTTACTTATTCGGTTAAGAGATTAAATTTCTCTATATTGCATGCTTTAAAACCATTTAGCAAGACAAAGTTTTTAACGATGGATTATGCGGATCTTAAAACATTCTCATGTTACAAGGAAAATAATTACGAG GCTGCTGTAGAAACTCTTAACTCCCTGCAGTCTAATGCGTCTGTTCTCGAAAAAGCCCGGCTACAGAAAGATAGACAAGCAATCACAAATGTTCCCTTCACCGAAAAGTACCTTAATCGTCTAGGAATATCACTTGACAAAATTGATCAACAACTCAAAATTATCCATGTTTCTGGTACTAAG GGCAAAGGATCAACCTGTGCATTTTGTGAATCAATACTTCGTCACCATGGCTTGAAAACAGGATTTTATTCCTCACCTCATCTAATTGAGGTGCGTGAAAGAATTAGAATAAACGGAAAACCACTGAGCAAAGAGGAATTTGCCAGATACTTCTGGGAAGTCTACAAtccattaaaaaattatatg GATGATGAACATGACATGCCAGCTTACTTCAAATTTATGACTATTATGgcattttatgttttcttgAATGAGGAAGTTGAAGTGGCTGTTTTTGAAGTAGGCATAGGTGGACTTTATGATTGTACAAATGTCATAAG AAAACCAGTGGTTGTAGGCATCACTTCATTGGGACTGGATCATGTTAGCTTATTAGGTAACACTGTGGAAAAAATAGCTTTTCATAAAGCAGGAATTATGAAGCCCTCAGTGCCCACCTATACTGTCAGTGATCAACCTGGAGAAAGCTTGCACATACTAGCTGAGAAAGCATTAGAAATCAAG TGTCCTTTGTATATTGTACCTTCACTTGACGAATATCATTGGGCTCCTTACCAAATCAACTTAGGTTTGTCTGGAAAGGTCCAAAGGAAAAATGCCTCTTTGGCCCTACAGTTGAGCCGTGCATTTTTAAACCCTAAAATTGAAAGTGGACCCGCTGAGCAAGAAAAGTTTATCTTTCCAGTCCGTGctttaccatttcaaatccATTTACCTGATGCCCTGGGATTAGCTCAAACTTTCTGGCCGGGTCGCTCTCAAATTCTTCGTCTGAAGGGCGCAACTTTTTATGTTGACGGTGCGCATACACCAGAGAGCATTGAGGCTTGCGTTGAGTGGTTTCTACATGCGACTTCATCAAATCGAAG TAGACGAAAGAGAGTGTTGATGTTCAATACAACAGGTGATCGAAATGCCAGTTTGCTACTTGCACCTTTAATACGCTGCCAGTTCGACGTTGCAATATTCTGTTCAAATATTATTTGCATAGATAATGAATCAGCATCTAAAG ATTTACTGAACCTTATGGTGACTAAAGATCAACAAG TCCGCAGGAGTAATGTTAACAGTGATGCCTGGCTCGAAAATGGTTTTAGATCCAATGGTACATCATCGCAGAAGCAAATTGTTGTAGCTTTACCCACGATAAGCTCAGCTCTTGATTATGTCAATACTGAACTAGTCGACAATGAAACTGGCGAG TTAGATGTACTAGTCACCGGTTCTTTACATCTCGTGGGTGGAGTTCTATCACTCTTGGATACAGATCACAACTTCCTCCAGGTTGGCAAAACCAATTAA
- the LOC130687403 gene encoding uncharacterized protein LOC130687403, with protein sequence MRLIIPMKLGSTALHFIVVYCILINNWSGAQGVSQEVPKEIEPQCACSKLWAPVCGTDGNTYVNEGCLRVLTTKCGTIKSLVSESYEGECKQENTAATGEKLCSSALIYVLFATVVVNAFRQQ encoded by the exons ATGCGCTTAATCATTCCAATG AAGCTCGGCAGCACCGCTTTACATTTCATAGTTGTCTATTGTATTCTGATAAACAACTGGTCGGGCGCCCAAGGAG TTTCGCAAGAAGTTCCGAAAGAAATCGAACCTCAATGTGCCTGTAGCAAACTCTGGGCCCCAGTTTGCGGAACAGATGGAAACACTTATGTAAACGAAGGCTGTCTGAGAGTTCTGACTACAAAATGCGGAACGATAAAGTCACTCGTCAGCGAGTCTTACGAAGGTGAATGTAAACAAGAAAATACAGCTGCAACAGGTGAAAAATTGTGTTCTTCTGCCTTAATTTACGTCCTTTTTGCGACCGTCGTAGTGAACGCGTTCagacaacaatga